GACGCCCGTCGAGCGCCCTTCCCTGTCATCCAGCCGCTACCGCTCTCGCGACACGCCGCTTCTGCTAACGTGCCTGGAAGGGGGGGTTCTGGCGATGACCAAGACCCATGTCGTCAAACAGGGCGAGTGCCTCTTGCTGATTGCGCGGCGCCATGGCTTCGCGGACTACAAGAAGCTCTACGAGCACCCGGACAACGCGGAGCTGCGCGAGAAGCGCCCCAATCCCCACGTCCTCTTCCCCGGGGACGAGATCGTCATTCCGAAGCCCACCTCCGCGAAGGGCATGACGGTGAGTCTCTCCACCGGTCAGTCCCACCGCATCGTCCTTCAACTGAGGACACGGCTGGTGAGACTCGCCCTCAAGGACGCCGAGGGAAAGCCCCTGGCCAACACGCCCTACACGCTCACCCTCGGGAATGAGCCGCGAGAGGGAAGAACCAACGACCAGGGGCTCCTCGAGCAGAGGGTTCCATACGCCGCGACCCGCGCCCTGCTCCAATGCGACGGGAGGAGCTGGCAACTCGAACTGGGACACCTCAACCCACTGGAGAGCGTGCCGGACGAGAGCATCTCGGGGGCGGAGGCCCGGCTCATCAACCTGGGCTACGGGCTTGAGCCCACGGGCCAGATGACGCCAGCGCTGCGCAGCGCCATCCGCGCCTTCCAGCATCGGAGCGGCCTCGAGCTCACCGGCCGCCTGGATGAAACCACGCTCAAGAAGCTCACCGAGCTGCACGGAAGCTGAGCCCGCCTCCAGCCGAGGATTTCGATGGCAGTCAAGGCCGTG
Above is a window of Cystobacter fuscus DNA encoding:
- a CDS encoding peptidoglycan-binding protein encodes the protein MTKTHVVKQGECLLLIARRHGFADYKKLYEHPDNAELREKRPNPHVLFPGDEIVIPKPTSAKGMTVSLSTGQSHRIVLQLRTRLVRLALKDAEGKPLANTPYTLTLGNEPREGRTNDQGLLEQRVPYAATRALLQCDGRSWQLELGHLNPLESVPDESISGAEARLINLGYGLEPTGQMTPALRSAIRAFQHRSGLELTGRLDETTLKKLTELHGS